Part of the Rhodobacteraceae bacterium M385 genome is shown below.
CGGGGTTGGCGACAGCGAAATTAAACAGACGCGGGGCAAGCCATTTGGCGGTGAAGGCGGGGCCTGCGGTTACGATCAGGCTTTTCTGTTCAACGGTGCGCTTGGCGGCGCGCCACGCAGCGGCCAGCGCGGTGAAGCCATCAGCGGCACCGGGTGCAAGGGCGCGGCCTGCATCGGTGAGCTCCACCGCACGGTTGAGACGGCGGAAGAGAGGGGCTTCCAGATGCTCCTCCAGCGACTTGATTTGGAATGATAGGGCGGCCGGCGTCACGTTAAGTTCGGCGGCCGCTTTGGCGAAGGACATATGCCGCGCTGCAGCGTCAAAAGCGCGGAGAGCGGTGAGGGGTGGGAGGCGATCTGACATGCTCAGTTAAGTAAACCTTATGCGAGTGATTGGAAAGTCCCGTTTGTCGCCGTGGCTTTGATGGCCCATGTAAGATGCATCTCCTCCCACTCCTGTAAAGGAACACTGTTATGCACTTCGACAATACCACCAGCCCCGCCGCCCGCGATGCCATCCTTCGTGCCCACGCAGAGCGCGGCAAGATCCTTAGCGAGATTTGGAATTACTTGACCGGACGTCAATGACGGGCGGGATGCGGGGTTGCAGCATTTGCAATGCTACTTCCGCAAAGAGTCCCTATATTGGAATGGAAGCAAACTTTTATCCGTAAGGTGTCCACATGTTCCACGATCTAGCCGAACCCGAAATGCAGAAACTGATCAACCAAGCCCGCGCAGAGCGTAGCCGTGAAATGGCGCGTCTGATCGCCTCTCTGTTCCGCCGCCGCCCCGCCACGAAGGCGAGCGTTGCAGTAGCCGGTTAACAGGCATTCCGAATTGGCATTGGGGTTTTGTTCGCAGATTGCCTAATTAGCGGGCAGATTAAAAACTCAACTCTAGTGCGAAGGTCACTTAAAATGTTCTTTTCGGAATTCCGCGCGCTTGTGCGCCAGTCCCTCTTCCAGGTTCAAACCAACCACGCCCAAGACCGGGCGCGCGTGAACGGTTACCTCTGCGCTCTGCGCTGAACCACGGCAGAGCCGAGGGCCGCAAGGCCCGCCCCGCCCGCGATGAGGGCGGCAGATAAGATCAAGGTGGGCGATGCCTGAGCGACGCCCACAACGATAAGCACCAGCGTCGAAAGAAGCGGTGCCGCATAGCTGGCCACACCAAGTAGTTGGATGTCCCCGGCTTTGACCCCCAAATCCCACACATAAAACGCCAGCCCCACGGGACCGAGGCCCAGTGCCACGACCGAGGCCCATCCGATCATGCCCTCGGGCCAGATCGTTGTTTCCAGCGCAAGATGCGCGGGCACTGAGAGTATGGCTGTGGCGACACAGAAGATGGCGACGGTCTGGGTCGGCATGTCCCCCAATTTGCGCGATAGCACCGAATAGCCGGACCACGTCAGCGCACAGAGCCCGGCGAGGGCGAGGCCGATGCCGCCTGAGAAGCCATCGGCCCCTGGTGCGACGATCAACGCGGCACCGGCGAAGGCGATAAGCGCGCCGATGATGTGGAGGGGGCCGATCCGCTCACCGGGTAAGAGGCCTGAGAAGAGCACGATAAACAGAGGCCAGAGATATGCGATGAGGCTCGCCTCGGCCGGGGGGGCAAGGCGCAGGGCGCTGAAGTAGAGCGCGTGGTAGCCGAAGAGGCCAATCGTGCCGAAGATATAGACCCGCAGGGGGACGGAGCGAAGCTTTGGCCAGCCCTTGGTGACGGTAACCCAGATGAGGCCGATTGTGCCACCGATGGTGAAGGTCAGTGCGTTGAGGAGGAAGGGGGGGACGGGGGCGGAGCCAATGGTGAACAGGGCGAGAAGGGCCCAGAGCAGGACGGCGATGAAGCCGATGGCGGTGGCGCGGGTACGTGTCATGGAAGTGGTTTAGCCGCGGCGAGCGGGGAGGGATAGAGCCGATAGGGATGTGGGGAGGAGAGTGCGGCTTTGAGTTGTATTGGCCAAGATGAAGGAGCGGGCGCGCCCATAAAAAAAGCCCCAGCGCGGGTGGCAGGGGCCTTCGGGGTCTTGGTGTCGGCGTTTAGACGAAGAATTGAGCGCCGTTGGCCGAAATGGTGGAGCCGTTGATGAAGCCGCTGTCGTCGGAGGCGAGGAAGCAGACGCAGCGGGCGATTTCTTCAGGCTCACCCAAGCGGCCCGCAGGAATGCCGGCGACGATGCTGTCGCGCACTTTTTCGGGGATCGCCATGACCATTTCGGTGGCGATGTACCCGGGGCAGATGGCGTTGGCGGTGATGCCAGCGCGGGCGCCTTCTTGGGCGAGGGACTTCACGATACCCAGGTCGCCGGCTTTGGTGGCGGCGTAGTTGGTTTGAGCGAACTGGCCCTTCTGGCCGTTGATCGAGGAGATCACGATAACACGGCCGAATTTGCGTTCGCGCATGCCGGGCCAGATTGGGTGGACGGTGTTGAAGACGCCGGTGAGGTTGGTGTCGATCACCTCGTTCCACTGTTGCGGTGTCATTTTGTGGAACGGCGCATCGCGGGTAATACCGGCGTTGGCGACAACGACTTCGATGGGGCCGAGGTCGGCTTCGACCTGCTCAATGCCTGCTTTGGAGCTGTCGTAGTCGGCGACGTTCCATTTGTAGGTCTTGATGCCGGTTTCAGCCGTGAATTTCGCGGCAGCTTCATCGTTGCCTGCGTAGGTGGCGGCGACGGTGTAGCCGTCCGCTTGCAGGGCCTTGGAAATGGCTTCGCCAATGCCGCGGCTTCCGCCGGTGACCAGTGCGACTCGTCCCATTATGTCTCTCCTCCTGATTTGTATAACTTTGTTGCAAATAAAAAAGCTGCGCGCAACTTTATTGCGTGCAGCTCTTGCGGTGGTGTTGGATCAGTCGCGCTCGACGCAGAGGGCAACGCCCATGCCGCCGCCGATGCAGAGCGTGGCGATGCCTTTTTTCGCGTCACGGCGCTGCATTTCAAACAGCAGCGTGTTCAGGACGCGGCAACCGGAAGCGCCGATGGGGTGGCCGATGGCAATCGCGCCGCCGTTGACGTTTACGATGCTGGGATCCCAGCCCATGTCCTTGTTCACGGCGCAGGCTTGGGCGGCAAACGCCTCGTTCGCTTCGACAAGGTCGAGGTCGTCCACGGACCAACCGGCTTTTTCCAGCGCCTTGCGAGAGGCGTAGATTGGGCCGACGCCCATGATCGACGGGTCAAGGCCAGCGGTCGCGTAGGAAGCGATGCGGGCGAGGGGCTGGATACCGCGCTTCTCTGCGTTCTCGGCGGACATCAGCAGCGTAGCGGCCGCGCCGTCGTTCAGGCCGGAAGCGTTTGCCGCAGTGACGGAGCCGTCTTTGGTGAAAGCGGGGCGCAGTTTCTGCATTGCTTCCATTGTCGCGCCGTGGCGGATGTATTCGTCTTGATCGACGGTGATGTCGCCCTTGCGGTTGGGCACGATCACGGACGTGATCTCATCGGCGAACTTACCGGCTTTCTGCGCGGCTTCGGCCTTATTCTGAGAGGCAACGGCGAATTCGTCCTGCATCTCCCGCGAAATCTGCCATTTCTCGGCGACGTTTTCGGCGGTTTGGCCCATGTGATAGCCGTTGAAGGCATCCCACAGACCGTCGCGGATCATCGTGTCGATATACTTCATGTCGCCCATTTTCTGGCCCGCACGCAGCATGGCGGCATGGGGGGACATGGACATGTTTTCCTGGCCGCCGGCGATCACAACGGAGGCATCGCCGAGCATGATGTGCTGAGCGCCAAGGGCCACGGCGCGCAGGCCGGAGCCGCAGACCTGGTTGATGCTCCAAGCCGCGGATTCTTGCGGAAGGCCTGCGTTGATATGCGCTTGGCGGGCCGGGTTCTGGCCTTGGGCGGCGGTGAGGACTTGGCCAAGGATCGTCTCGGAGACATCGGCTTTGTCGATGCCAGCGCGTTCAACAACGGCTTCGATCACGGTTTTGCCGAGGTCGTGGGCGGCGGTGTTTGCGAAGGAGCCGAGGAAGCTGCCAACCGGCGTACGGGCGGCGGAGGCGATGACGACATTGGTCATGGTAAGTCCTTTCCTGAGCGCATCCGAGCCCCGAATTGGGGTGGTCGGTGCGGCGTGTGTTGTCGGCCGCGTCTTAAAGTGTGGCGGCGGCTTTAATCAACGGACACGGTGTCTCAGGCGATGTAAAGGAGTGATCTTGCCCTTAGGGAAAGAACGGGGCGTGAATTAAGCGCTGCGCATGACGCGATCATTGTCGATTTCGGGAAGGGTCATGGAGGGAGCGCCGTAGTAGTAGCCTTGAAGGCAATCGACGCCGGCGGAAACGAGCCATTGCGCCTCTTCCGGGGTTTCGACCGATTCTGACACGACGAGCATGTCGAAGTGGCGGGCAAGGCCGATCAGAGCCTCGGACAGGACTTGGTTATCGGCATCCTCGGCGATGTTGCGGGTGAACTGGCCGTCAATTTTCAGGATGTCGAAATAGAAGGTTTTGAAGTGCCGGAAC
Proteins encoded:
- a CDS encoding EamA family transporter, yielding MTRTRATAIGFIAVLLWALLALFTIGSAPVPPFLLNALTFTIGGTIGLIWVTVTKGWPKLRSVPLRVYIFGTIGLFGYHALYFSALRLAPPAEASLIAYLWPLFIVLFSGLLPGERIGPLHIIGALIAFAGAALIVAPGADGFSGGIGLALAGLCALTWSGYSVLSRKLGDMPTQTVAIFCVATAILSVPAHLALETTIWPEGMIGWASVVALGLGPVGLAFYVWDLGVKAGDIQLLGVASYAAPLLSTLVLIVVGVAQASPTLILSAALIAGGAGLAALGSAVVQRRAQR
- the phbB gene encoding acetoacetyl-CoA reductase codes for the protein MGRVALVTGGSRGIGEAISKALQADGYTVAATYAGNDEAAAKFTAETGIKTYKWNVADYDSSKAGIEQVEADLGPIEVVVANAGITRDAPFHKMTPQQWNEVIDTNLTGVFNTVHPIWPGMRERKFGRVIVISSINGQKGQFAQTNYAATKAGDLGIVKSLAQEGARAGITANAICPGYIATEMVMAIPEKVRDSIVAGIPAGRLGEPEEIARCVCFLASDDSGFINGSTISANGAQFFV
- a CDS encoding acetyl-CoA C-acetyltransferase, yielding MTNVVIASAARTPVGSFLGSFANTAAHDLGKTVIEAVVERAGIDKADVSETILGQVLTAAQGQNPARQAHINAGLPQESAAWSINQVCGSGLRAVALGAQHIMLGDASVVIAGGQENMSMSPHAAMLRAGQKMGDMKYIDTMIRDGLWDAFNGYHMGQTAENVAEKWQISREMQDEFAVASQNKAEAAQKAGKFADEITSVIVPNRKGDITVDQDEYIRHGATMEAMQKLRPAFTKDGSVTAANASGLNDGAAATLLMSAENAEKRGIQPLARIASYATAGLDPSIMGVGPIYASRKALEKAGWSVDDLDLVEANEAFAAQACAVNKDMGWDPSIVNVNGGAIAIGHPIGASGCRVLNTLLFEMQRRDAKKGIATLCIGGGMGVALCVERD